Part of the Butyrivibrio proteoclasticus B316 genome, ATCTGAAAAAGGGAATCAAGATTGAGCTTGAATCCCATGTTACACCAGGATCTTATGAAAAGGATGGCAGAAAAGTCTATACATATGACTTTGTAGCTGACAAGATTGATTTTGCGGAGAATAAGAACGCATCATCAGTTACTTCTGGTAAAACACATTCCGAGGCAGGTTCTTCGGATGATGACGGTTTTATGGATATTCCGGATGGAATTGAAGAAGAGCTGCCATTTCACTAAACAGCAACTGCATACATGAGCAGATAAAGGGAGAGTTTAGGCTTTCCCTTTTTTATGCCCATTTAGCAGAAAGGAGAGAAAGTCATGGAAATAATTGAATCAGCTGCTGCGATACTGTTCGTGTTTTTGGTTTGCCAAAACTGATTCCGATTGTCGGAAAAATCATGAACAAAAGAAATGACTGAATAAGATCTTTTGATTTAAGTTCATGGTAGCTGCAAAGCAGAAGGTAAAGAAAAAGGACTCTTCTTCTAAGCCAAAAGACTAAAAAAAAGAATCCCAATTCTTCACCAAAGAATCTCGATCTTGTTAAGACGATTGCTACCTTAGTAACGATGGTAAAAGATGTGATAAACATCGCCATTGCTATTAAGAGCTTTCTTCCTTAAAAGATCAGAGTTACGGGGGAGTCCAACCCACTCCCTTGTAACTCTATTCTACCATGATAAAAGAAACTATGTCAAAGAAAAGCGCAGTATTACTGCTGGTTTTGAGCATTATTGACCTGGGATTTGTTATTGGAAAAATCCTGGCAGATAAAAAGGAGAAAGAAAATGAACAAGATGATAATTAACAACTGGGTAAAGAATCTTTTAGCTCCGGCAATGAAGGCAAATGGATGCATGGCAGAAATAAGAACACCGGAAGATGTTATTGAAAACATGTACTATCTGTCAAAGGAAGATGGAAGAGGATCCAGATATATTCCGCTTCAGTACAAGAGGATGATAGAGAAGATCATATGCGGTCTTTTTAATTCAGGCTTTGTGTATAGGGACAAAGAGGACGTCTATTTTGACAAGATTGGCGATACGCTTGTGTGCTGCGCCAATGTATTCTTTGTTTCCTACGCAGATGATGGTACAAAGAAAGTTTTAGGACACGGCTTCCATTGTCTTTCACTTGATGAGGTTATGCCTGGCATCTTCATGAGCGAGGCTGAACGAGCTTCAAAATGGAAGGCAACAGTAATAGGTGCTGCTAAATCCAGAGCTTTGTATGATGCAGGAATAGGACTTGAATTCTATGGTGATATATATGCTCCGGAAGAAAACCTGGATGAGCATGAAACAGAAGCTGTAGATGAAAAAGGTAAGAGCCGAAGTAAGGAAGGCGTTAAAGAAAAGGTATATTCCCAGATGGGCAATCCGATCCCTCAGCCAAAGAAAAAAGCAGCAGTTAAGGATTCTTCTAAAGAAGAGGCTCCTTCAGTAAAGGCAGAAAAAGAGGCTGATCGCGTGGTGCCACCTATGCAGAATGAAGCTCAAGATGCAGGGATGTCTATTGAGATAGCCAAAGCTTTAAAGGCAGATTGCGGGAATTATCAGGGGATGACGCTTGGAGATATATATGAAACAGCGCCTAAGAATCTGGCATTTCTTATCAGATACTCTAAGGATGAGCAGGTGAAATGTGCTGCAAAATCCATTATCTATGCTGATCCAGAGCTAAAAGAAAAGCTTGCAGTTTAAAGCAATAAGAGGGTCGAGTCACATGACTTGGCCCTTTTATTAATATCAAATCAACAAGTAAAGACAACTATGATAGTCTAATGGAACCGAGTAAGAAAAAATACAGATAGATATATAGTATACGCTAAACTTAGTTTACATGGGCATTTCTTCATAGTATAATTCTTCATGTTTAGTAGTTTTAGTTTAAAATTGTTGCTAGTAGTGTCGTTTCATTTTTGTGAAGCGGCTTTTTTTATGCCCATTTTTAAGCAACGGACTTACTAAATCAAAAGACATACTTTAAATCAAAATCCGTAAAATAAGGAGGTACTTCAAAATGAAGGCAAAAATCACTACAAAACTTATGATGTTATCAGCAAAGGTTTCTGGTTTTATTAATCAGAACGAAAGAAGGAGAATCTCAATAGGCCTTGCATTGTCTGGCGGATCATTTCTGTAT contains:
- a CDS encoding single-stranded DNA-binding protein, producing the protein MNKCLFTGRLTKDPEVRYTQGERTSAVARFSLAIDKQDKEHTTGYINVVAFGKLGEFVEKYLKKGIKIELESHVTPGSYEKDGRKVYTYDFVADKIDFAENKNASSVTSGKTHSEAGSSDDDGFMDIPDGIEEELPFH